Below is a genomic region from Microbispora sp. ZYX-F-249.
CTGGGCTCGCTGCTGGACAGGTCGTTGGTACAGATCACGGAAGCGTCGGCAGACGCCCGGACGTACGACCGGCGAGCGATCTACCAGGTCGCGGATGTGTGGGACAACAACACCTTCCCGCTGTTCCATGCCGCGACCGCCCTCACCTCCGTCGGGCGGGAACGGCGCGCCCGCGCCGCTCTCGCCTGGATGGCCGGGCTCGGGCCGGAGCGGCGGAGCTGGATGCTCGAGCAGGCCGAGGCGGCCGGGCACCCGCTGGAGCGGTTCCTGCCGCCTCCGGTCGCGGGGCCCTCGCACACAAGGGACTCCTTGGGGCGGGTGACGCCGGCCTTCGTACCGCTGACCGCCGAGGCCGCACTCGAACTCGGAACCGACTACGACCTGGCCGCCGCCGAGGTCCGCGCCCTACTGCTCGAACGTGCCGGCCCCCGTTTGACCGGGTCACTCGTCCTGGCCGCCCCGCGCCGCTACGGAACCGGCCCGCAGGCGGGAGAACCGCCCGAGGTGAACCTGTGGCTGGAAGACGTCACCGGCGTACGCTTCGACTCCGACGACCGGATGGGCGTCACCCTGCAGAGCGGGGCGGAGGGAGTGGTCATCCGCGTCGGAGCGGGCGGAAAGCTACGTGCCACCAGCGGCACCGCGTACCCCGATGACCGGTCCTGGCATCTTTCCACCGCCGGCCGGGCCGCCGGCCGGGCGACGCCGCCCCGCGAGGAACCGAACGGCCGCGCACCTGAGCGACGTCTGCCGTACCCGCAGGGCGCGGTCCTGGTCGCCGCCAGGATCCTGCACAGCGTGATGCAGAAGATCCGCACGGTCCGGTACGCCCACCTCGCCGATCGGATCCCCGTCCGGTCGCTCGCGAGCGCACTCGCCGGCGCGGGTGCGGACATCCTGGCCGCAGGCGCTCGTCGAGGCAGCCGCCGCGAGCAGGCGTTCCATGACCTGGTCGAGACCTGGATCGGAAATGGTGGCTCCGCCCTGACACCCTGGTTCGGCGACGAACTGCGGTGCATACTCCGCGAGGAGCAACTCCCGGACACCACCGCGGCATGGATCGAAGGAATCACCACACCGGAGGCGAAGCACCAATCCCTCGCCACGGCATCGGATTCCGGCCTGCCTCCGGAAGGCGAGCTCCGGCTCGCCGGGTACACGGCCGCACACATTCGTCACCAGACGCCGCGAGACGCCGTCGCCGTCATACTTCTGGCCCACGCCGAACAGAACTCGCCGAATCGGCCATGGCGGCTCCGCACTCTCAAGCTCGACAGCGTGAGCCGGTTCCGACTGCGGACCGATGCCTTCGACGGCCCACACGAATTGCGGACGGTCAGGGAGACACTCGGCGTGGACTCCCTGAAGCTCGGCTCCAACGCCCTTGATGTGCGAACCCCGCCTGATGTGCCGGCCACATGAGCGCTTCTCCGGCGGCCGCTGGACCGCCTCGATGGTCCCGCCTTTCATATACCGCCGAGAGGGCCCGGCCTGCGACCGGAAAAGTCACGCGAGGTGCCGTGACCGAACCCTCGTGATACACATAGGAATTCGGTACAGCAAGCCAGTTCTGCCCCCGCCCACAGGCCGATGCCGGACTTGCCATTTCGTTGGGAGGCTGCGTGGCCGCAGCGAGGCGATGGATCTGGGGCGTGCTGGTCGCGGTCACGGCCGTTGCCATCCTGACCGGTTGTTCCTCCACCGCAATCACGTCGGATATCCCATGGCCGCAGCCGACTTGGCATCGCGAAATCAGCCCCAATGCGCGGTCCGCGGCCGACGATCTGTGCCCGAAGGGCTCAGGGCCGAGGGGTTTGGACTGCCGTTCGAAGGCTCCCGGATATGAAGCATGCATGCAGCGGCATCCGGCGAAAAACTCCGCCATGCTGTGCCAGCAGGCGCTTGTCGTCCGCATCGAATGCCGCTTCGGAGAACGAGCCATCTTCCACGACGAACACGACTGCGCCTCGTCGTTCGAATCCTATATCTCCTGCCGTACGGGGATCCCGAAGCGGTCGGACGACGTGTGCGCCGCAGGCGAGCGAGAATTCCTGCGCTGCCCGGAGGACCTTGACCGGACCGGCGATTTCGACTGTGCGAAGGCGCGAGACGCCTACTACGATTGCCGCGGCGACGCGCGGTCCGACGACATATATTGCTCGACATATATCGAGGTCGTCGGGGTGCGTCATGCACTGCGGGTGAGCTGCTCCGGCCTTCTCGACAAGTACCTCACGTGTACGGCCGGAGGGCTCTCCCCCAATGAGTGCGCATTCGGGTCGTACATGAGGCTCAACTGCCTGCGTGACCTGAGATCCGGCGTCTTCCTGCAGATCTCGACGTGCGACTCCATCTGGAGCGATCACCTCAAAGACTGTTCCGGCACCAAGGGACTGGGGTTCGACGGTCCTACGTCCTGCACACACGCCGCGAACTGGAACGAAGCGAGCTACTCGATCTGCGAAAGGCGGCACGACTCCGCCGATACGGTGGGCGTGGCTTACGTCAACCCGAAGGACGGCAGCAATCACCGATTGCCGCTCTGCTGGGCGTCGAAGGGTGAGAATCACCATATGGACGCGGAGGCCGAACACGCCATAGGTGACAGGGTTCTCCGCGTCATACACCGCCTCGGCGAAACCCGCTACGAATCCATGTGATCACCGGGTCATTCCAATCCTCCCGCTGGGCGACCGGCTACAGAAGAGGCCGCGAGCCGCGACAAGAGACACCATCGAACCTCCAGGCTGAGGGCACGGCACCCAAGCAGTGTGCCGCGAGGTGCGGACCTTCTGGAGCTGGGCCTCCAATCGAGGCTCGGGGCTATACCGTGATCGGCATGGACGCGCGTTATCTCGCCGACGCCCGCCACATCTGGACGACCTACGTACGGCGCCGAGGACAGGCCGACACCGTGCAGGGCGAGTTGCTGCGCGCGGTGGAGAAGCTCCGGGATGAGGCGCAGCGCAACGGCAACGCCAACTGGGACGAGCGCCACGAGCGGCTTTTGGCCTACCTCCGCGAGAGGCTCACCGCGCCCGGGCTCTTCGACACGAAGACCTCGGGGACGCTGGTCGCGGATCTGGATCGGATGGCCCACTTCCAGAACCCGCTTACCGGGGACGAGGCCTTTCGTTCGCGTCGCCTGCCGCGTCGTGGACTGGTATCGCGCGCATCCGGAGCCGATCCCGCACGAGCAGGATCCGTACCTCGGGCGCTGAGAATCCGCGGACGGCACGGCCTACCTGTTCGTGTTCGTCGGGCAGGTGCTCTGCCGCCGGCCGGTCGGCGGCCCGTTGGTCATCGCGCGCTCGTATATGAGTATCGAGTCGCTCCTGCGCCGAGTGCCGGAGTAGGAATCGACTGGCTTGACTCTCGCATCGGGCGCGGCCGCATCAGCGACGGGGGACGTTCGAGCAGTCCGTTCGCATGCGGCGGGCGGGCGAGCGGGCAACCACGCTCGCCCGGCGACGCTCCTCGTCATGACCGCGTGAGGGGTCGGGTCTCCACCGCACCGGTGACCGCGAGGTGGCGGCGGCGGCTCGGCATCATCATGGTCGGGTGGGAGACGCTCCAGGCCGCGCTGGCGCAGATCATCTCCTTGATGCGGGCGGCGGTCCGGCCCGTGAAGACGGTGGACGTGACCTGATCGTCGGGGGTCACGCGCTGGATGATTCCATCGCGGCGTCCGAGGCTGATGCACTGCACGGAGTAGCCGATCGTGGTCTTGGGCACCTCACGACCAGTCAGGCGCGCGGCGATGACGTCGGCTGCCAGCCACGCCATCGGGTTCGCCGAGGCGCAGGACATCCGCAGCGGCTTGCCACCCGCCCCTTCGGCGAGCGCGGCGTCGCCGACGGCGTACACATCGGGGTGCGAGACCGATCGCATGCCGGCGTCGACGACGATCCGGCCTGTGTCGGACACCTCGAGGGTGGTGGCGGCCGCGATCGGGTGCACGGTGAAACCCGCGGTCCACACGGTCACCTGAGCCCGGATCTTGCTGCCCGCGCCGGTGACCGCACCGTCCGCTTCGACGCGTGTGATGTCGGCATGGTCGTGCACCGTGATGCCGAGCCGGTCCAAGGCGCCGCGCAAGTGGCGCTGGGCCTTGTCACTGAGCCAGCCGCCGACGCGACCGCGCGCGGCGATCGCGACCTCGAGGCCCGGATGGGCTTCGGCGATCTCGGTGGCCGTCTCGATGCCGGTCAGGCCGCCGCCCACGATCAGCACGGTCCCACCGGGCTTCACCTCGCCCAGGCGCGCCCGCAGCCGGAGAGCGGCCTGCTTGCCGGCCACGTCGCAGGCGTGCTCCGCGACACCAGGGACTCCCTGATCGGCGATGACGCTGCCCAGGGCGTACACGAGCGTGTCATAGGCGAGGGTCTCACCGCCGAGGTCGACGGTCTTGCCGTCCACATCGACAGCGGTGACCCGCGCGGTCCGGACCTGTACGCCGGTGCCCGCGAAGAGGTCGCGCAGTGGACGACGCCGCAGATCCTGTCCGCTCGCGAGCTGGTGCATGCGTACCCGCTCGACGAACTCCGGGTCGCCGTTGACCAGGGTGATCTCGACGTCGTCCCGGTGCAGCCGCTTGGCGAGGCGACCGGCGGTGTTGGCTCCGGCGTACCCGGCTCCCAGGACGACGATGCGGTGCTTCATGACTCGCTCCTATCTGGTTGCTTTCACCTCCTGAACCGGACAGGCGCGCGATCCCTGACAGGCACCGCGTGTGATGTAGGTCACCAACTCGCCGGGAGTGGGCGATGCGGTCCAGCCGCCGCCCACTGGCGTGCCACGCGCTGAAGTTTGTCGGGGTTGACCTGGATGTGGATCGAGGCGATGCCGTCGGGGGTCGCGTCGAGGCAGACCACGCCGATGATCTGCTCGCCGACCTCGACCAGCACGGCGGGACCGCCGTTGACGACGGCGGCGTAGAAGGCGGGATCGCCGCCGACGAGGGCTCGTTTGGAGTCGCTCCGCTGGAACATGCCACGCAGGTACTGGGCGATGCCCATCGCTCCGATGATCGGGGTCCTGCGGGCGACGACCTTCCCGCCGCCGTCGGCCACGCTGACCGCGTCGCCGGCGAGCAGCCGGATCAGCGGCTTGGTGTCGCCGCTGAGGGCCGCGGCGAGAAACTCCTCGACGATCTTCCGCGCGGCGACCGCGTCGATCTCCGTACGGGAGCGTTCGACAGCCAGATGCTGCCGGGCACGCCGGTAGATCTGCTGGCAGTTCGACTCGGTGAGGTCCAGGATTTCCGCGATCTCGCGGTGCGCGTACCCGAAGGCCTCGCGCAGCACGTACACGACGCGCTCGTTGGGGGACAGCCGCTCCATCAGGGTGAGCATCGCCATGGAGACCGACTCACGCTGCTCGAAGGTGTCGTCGGGACCGAGCATCCGATCTCCGTCGAGCACCGGCTCAGGAAGCCACTGCCCCACGTAGGTCTCCCGCCTGGCCCGCGCCGAGGTGAGCTGATTGAGACAGAGATTGGTGAGCACCTTCGTCAGCCACGCTTCGGGCGTCTCGATCCGGTCCCGGTCCGCCGCGTGCCAGCGCAGGTACGTATCCTGCACGGCGTCCTCCGCATCACCGGCCGATCCCAGCAGCCGGTAGGCGATCGCCTCCAAGCGGCCCCTGAAGCTCTCGAACAGATCGGCCTCGTGCGTGCGGAGCGACATCGCCCCATGATCGATCATGCGCACAGGTCGCGTCCACTCCGTGTCCGCCGTGACCGTGGCGCCACGTGAGCCGTCAAGATCCGACCCGG
It encodes:
- a CDS encoding RNA polymerase sigma-70 factor, coding for MSLRTHEADLFESFRGRLEAIAYRLLGSAGDAEDAVQDTYLRWHAADRDRIETPEAWLTKVLTNLCLNQLTSARARRETYVGQWLPEPVLDGDRMLGPDDTFEQRESVSMAMLTLMERLSPNERVVYVLREAFGYAHREIAEILDLTESNCQQIYRRARQHLAVERSRTEIDAVAARKIVEEFLAAALSGDTKPLIRLLAGDAVSVADGGGKVVARRTPIIGAMGIAQYLRGMFQRSDSKRALVGGDPAFYAAVVNGGPAVLVEVGEQIIGVVCLDATPDGIASIHIQVNPDKLQRVARQWAAAGPHRPLPASW
- a CDS encoding NAD(P)/FAD-dependent oxidoreductase gives rise to the protein MKHRIVVLGAGYAGANTAGRLAKRLHRDDVEITLVNGDPEFVERVRMHQLASGQDLRRRPLRDLFAGTGVQVRTARVTAVDVDGKTVDLGGETLAYDTLVYALGSVIADQGVPGVAEHACDVAGKQAALRLRARLGEVKPGGTVLIVGGGLTGIETATEIAEAHPGLEVAIAARGRVGGWLSDKAQRHLRGALDRLGITVHDHADITRVEADGAVTGAGSKIRAQVTVWTAGFTVHPIAAATTLEVSDTGRIVVDAGMRSVSHPDVYAVGDAALAEGAGGKPLRMSCASANPMAWLAADVIAARLTGREVPKTTIGYSVQCISLGRRDGIIQRVTPDDQVTSTVFTGRTAARIKEMICASAAWSVSHPTMMMPSRRRHLAVTGAVETRPLTRS